The genome window AGAAAGATCTTCTTGACCAGATAAAGCCTTTCCTCACGGCCATCGCACCCATGAAAGCTGCATTTGACAGAAATTATGTCAAGAAGCTGGATGGCACGCACGTAAAGAACGCCCAAAATAAGGCCGATCTGGCCGAACAGTTAATGGACGATATCCGCAAGTTCAAGGACGCTAATCGCTGTTCACGCGTTGTGGTCGTCTGGGCGGCTTCCACCGAAATATTCATGAAACAGGCCCCCTGCCACGATAACCTTGCCAAGTTCGAAGCGGCAATGAGGGCCAATGATCCAAACATCGCCCCTTCAATGATCTACGCCTATGCGGCATTAAAGCTTGGCATCCCATTTGCCAACGGCGCGCCTAACCTGACGGTCGATACTCTGGCAATGCTCGAGCTTGCCAACACAACCGAAACTCCCGTCAGCGGCAAGGACTTTAAGACCGGACAGACGCTCATAAAAACGATATTAGCCCCCGGTTTCCGCTCAAGACAATTGGGACTTAACGGCTGGTTCTCGACCAATATATTGGGCAACCGAGACGGTGAGGTTTTGGATGACCCCGAAAGCTTCAAAACAAAAGAAGAATCTAAACTTGGCGTTCTTGAAACGATATTACAACCTGAGATCAACAAGGAGCTCTATGGGAACTTCTATCACAAAGTAAGGATAAATTACTATCCCCCGCGCGGAGACAACAAAGAGGGCTGGGACAACATAGATATTTTCGGTTGGCTCGGCTACCCGATGCAGATAAAGGTCGATTTCTTATGCCGTGACTCGATCCTTGCCGCACCGCTGGTCTTGGACCTCGCGCTCTTCAGCGATTTTGCGAAACGCGCCGGTCTCAAAGGCGTTCAGGAATGGATGTCGTTCTTCTACAAATCACCCATGACGAACCCGGGACTCTATGCCGAGAACAACCTCTTCATTCAAGAGATGAAGATGAAGAACACCCTTCGTTATCTAATGGGCGAAGAGCAGATCACCCACCTGGGACTTAATTACTACGAATAAGCTCACATTCTTTTTGGTATCTTGATGTGCCTGAGACGTTTTTGGAGGTTGTAATACTCCAGGACCGGCTCGCCGTCGTTCTTCCACCTATCGTAGAAAAGCCTTTTGAGCTCTTCTTTTGCCATCCTCTCGCTCATCATGGCGTAAAATAGTTTGTCGCCCAGCATATAACCGAGCGCATGGGTCACCGCGAAGAACAGGTCGCTGCGAAGGACCTTCACTATCTTGCCATCGTTCAAATATCTTTCACCGGAAGAGAGAAAGTCGATAACGCTAAACGCCGTTTCGAACTCGAGCCTTCTATCCTGAGGGACCCTGACGGTGGAAAAATATGAAACGAGCCCCTTGAACTCGTGCTCGTGAAAACATTTACGCTTGGGGTTGACAAGCTTTGAGCCAAAGAACGCCAGCCCTTCATGCAGGATATTTGCGTAAAAGGCGTCTTCCAT of Deltaproteobacteria bacterium CG11_big_fil_rev_8_21_14_0_20_49_13 contains these proteins:
- a CDS encoding inositol-3-phosphate synthase yields the protein MTTPKKVEPAEGKLGILLVGLGAVSTTFIAGVEAVRRGIGKPIGSTTQMGHIRLGKRTDNRSPLIKDFVPLAKLDDMVFGAWDALPDNAYEAAIKAGVLKKDLLDQIKPFLTAIAPMKAAFDRNYVKKLDGTHVKNAQNKADLAEQLMDDIRKFKDANRCSRVVVVWAASTEIFMKQAPCHDNLAKFEAAMRANDPNIAPSMIYAYAALKLGIPFANGAPNLTVDTLAMLELANTTETPVSGKDFKTGQTLIKTILAPGFRSRQLGLNGWFSTNILGNRDGEVLDDPESFKTKEESKLGVLETILQPEINKELYGNFYHKVRINYYPPRGDNKEGWDNIDIFGWLGYPMQIKVDFLCRDSILAAPLVLDLALFSDFAKRAGLKGVQEWMSFFYKSPMTNPGLYAENNLFIQEMKMKNTLRYLMGEEQITHLGLNYYE